In bacterium 336/3, the following proteins share a genomic window:
- a CDS encoding short-chain dehydrogenase, with amino-acid sequence MLDLSNQKGLIVGVANDKSIAYGCAKTLAQHGASLAITYLNEKAEKFVRPLAEEVNAEIIAQMDVQNEQEVVKVFEEIKQKWGKLDFLIHSIAFAPLEDLKGRLLDCSLEGFKLAMDVSCHSFIRLAHHSEPLLSVGQGSLLAMSYYGSEKVVQSYAIMGPVKAALESAVRYLAFELGEKGINVNAISPGTIATRAAGGLANFDELMKKTEETTPLKRLPTIEDVGKMAAFLVSEEAQYITGDVFYVDGGYHIMGV; translated from the coding sequence ATGCTCGATTTATCAAATCAAAAAGGACTGATTGTTGGAGTAGCCAACGACAAATCAATTGCTTATGGATGTGCCAAAACTTTAGCTCAACATGGAGCAAGTTTAGCCATTACTTATCTCAACGAAAAGGCTGAAAAGTTTGTGCGACCACTTGCAGAGGAAGTAAATGCTGAAATTATTGCTCAGATGGATGTACAAAATGAGCAGGAAGTCGTTAAAGTTTTTGAGGAAATTAAGCAGAAATGGGGCAAATTGGATTTTCTTATTCATTCAATAGCTTTTGCTCCTCTCGAAGATTTAAAAGGAAGATTGCTTGATTGCTCTTTAGAAGGCTTTAAATTGGCAATGGATGTGAGTTGCCACTCATTTATTAGGCTGGCTCATCACTCAGAACCTCTTTTGTCTGTAGGGCAAGGCTCTTTACTTGCTATGAGTTATTATGGTTCAGAAAAAGTAGTTCAGAGCTACGCTATTATGGGACCTGTAAAAGCAGCCTTAGAAAGTGCTGTCAGGTATTTGGCATTTGAGTTGGGCGAAAAAGGTATCAATGTCAATGCTATTTCGCCAGGCACAATTGCTACAAGAGCAGCAGGAGGCTTAGCAAATTTTGATGAATTAATGAAAAAAACAGAAGAAACCACCCCTCTCAAACGATTGCCTACTATTGAAGATGTAGGTAAAATGGCAGCTTTTTTAGTTTCTGAAGAAGCTCAATACATTACTGGAGATGTATTTTATGTAGATGGTGGCTATCATATTATGGGTGTTTAA
- a CDS encoding ATP F0F1 synthase subunit B (Produces ATP from ADP in the presence of a proton gradient across the membrane. Subunit B is part of the membrane proton channel.), with protein sequence MLLNLITPELGLIFWQAIVFLLLLFVLGKFAWKPILQGIKEREASITDALASAEKAKSEMAKISADNEKLLNQARAEKDEMLKKAQQTAKELVEEAKENATKEANKILEEARQLISSEKKSAMAEMKKEISKLSLEIAGKLIRKELSNNDAQKTLAEQLLNEIKSN encoded by the coding sequence ATGTTACTTAATCTTATTACCCCAGAACTTGGTTTAATTTTTTGGCAAGCCATAGTCTTTTTACTTTTGCTATTTGTATTGGGTAAATTTGCATGGAAGCCTATTTTACAAGGTATCAAAGAACGTGAAGCTTCTATTACTGATGCTCTTGCTTCTGCCGAAAAAGCAAAATCAGAAATGGCTAAAATTTCTGCTGATAACGAAAAACTTTTGAACCAAGCTCGTGCAGAAAAAGATGAAATGCTTAAAAAAGCTCAACAAACAGCCAAAGAATTGGTAGAGGAAGCAAAAGAAAATGCAACAAAAGAAGCTAATAAAATTTTAGAGGAAGCTCGTCAGCTTATCAGTAGTGAGAAGAAATCCGCAATGGCTGAAATGAAGAAAGAAATTTCAAAGCTTTCTTTAGAAATTGCTGGCAAACTTATCAGAAAAGAGCTTTCAAACAATGATGCTCAAAAAACATTAGCAGAACAACTTCTTAACGAAATTAAGTCTAACTAA
- a CDS encoding ATP synthase F0 subunit A has product MYAAIRLFLVGILLTFSLNTFAQHEEKEFNAGDLILHHIADSHEWHFATAGETHITLPLPVILYTDNGLDIFSSSEFHHAEKKEITNEKGEKEHAVVLKREKGTYVMTHDHITLENGGKLYDFSVTKNVASLFISAILLLVVFFSVAGAYKKNAGKAPKGMQSFFEPIFVFIRDEIAVPNIGKKHERFMPYLMTVFFFIWFNNLLGLMPGGANLTGNIAVTFTLAILTLVVTLFSSNKYYWQHIFNTPGVPWWLKTLVPIMPLVELIGVFTKPFSLMVRLFANITAGHIIILSLLSLIFLFKSYAVAPVSVAFAVVMNCLELFVALLQAYVFTLLSAMYFGGAVEEHHHEEHHHDGKHEVHHA; this is encoded by the coding sequence ATGTACGCTGCTATTCGCTTGTTTTTAGTTGGTATTTTGCTTACTTTTTCGCTTAATACTTTTGCCCAACACGAAGAAAAAGAATTTAATGCTGGAGATTTGATTCTTCATCACATTGCTGACTCTCATGAGTGGCATTTTGCAACTGCTGGTGAAACTCATATCACACTTCCTTTGCCTGTAATCCTTTATACAGATAATGGTCTTGATATATTTTCTTCTTCAGAATTTCATCATGCAGAGAAAAAAGAAATCACAAATGAAAAGGGAGAAAAAGAACACGCTGTAGTTCTTAAAAGAGAAAAAGGTACTTATGTGATGACTCATGACCACATAACTTTAGAAAATGGTGGAAAATTATATGACTTTTCCGTTACTAAAAATGTAGCTTCTTTATTTATAAGTGCTATTTTACTTTTAGTAGTATTCTTTAGTGTTGCTGGTGCTTACAAGAAAAATGCTGGTAAAGCTCCTAAAGGAATGCAATCCTTCTTTGAGCCTATTTTTGTATTTATTCGTGATGAAATTGCTGTCCCAAATATTGGTAAAAAACATGAGCGTTTCATGCCGTATTTAATGACTGTATTCTTCTTCATTTGGTTTAACAACTTATTAGGCTTGATGCCTGGTGGAGCTAACCTTACAGGAAATATAGCTGTTACATTTACTTTAGCTATCTTAACACTTGTTGTTACTTTATTTAGCTCAAATAAATACTACTGGCAACACATCTTCAATACTCCTGGTGTACCTTGGTGGTTAAAAACTTTGGTGCCTATTATGCCTCTTGTAGAATTGATTGGTGTATTTACGAAGCCATTCTCTTTAATGGTTCGTCTTTTTGCAAACATCACCGCAGGACACATCATTATTTTGAGTTTACTTTCACTAATATTTTTGTTTAAGAGTTATGCAGTAGCTCCTGTAAGTGTGGCATTTGCTGTAGTAATGAACTGCTTAGAATTATTTGTAGCTCTTTTACAAGCTTATGTATTTACCTTACTTTCAGCGATGTATTTTGGTGGAGCAGTAGAAGAACATCATCATGAGGAACATCACCATGATGGCAAACACGAAGTACATCACGCATAA
- a CDS encoding ATP synthase F0 subunit C, whose protein sequence is MLQLLVLLAEIAGIGAGLAAGLAVLGAGLGIGRIGGQAMDAIARQPEASGKIQGAMIVAAALIEGAALFGVVVGLLMALKVA, encoded by the coding sequence ATGTTACAACTTTTAGTGCTTTTAGCAGAGATTGCAGGTATCGGAGCTGGTTTAGCTGCTGGTTTGGCTGTATTAGGTGCTGGTTTGGGTATCGGTCGTATCGGTGGTCAGGCTATGGACGCTATTGCTCGTCAACCTGAAGCAAGTGGCAAAATCCAAGGTGCTATGATCGTTGCTGCTGCCTTGATTGAAGGTGCTGCTCTATTCGGCGTAGTAGTTGGTTTGTTAATGGCTTTGAAAGTAGCCTAA